One region of Quercus lobata isolate SW786 chromosome 2, ValleyOak3.0 Primary Assembly, whole genome shotgun sequence genomic DNA includes:
- the LOC115974795 gene encoding uncharacterized protein LOC115974795: MVQKTEPKEQKNAALEGLPLESSPYVKYSNLEDYKLNAYGTEGHLEPKPNQRGSATDAPTLSGSCVPEGKASTFDATNR; this comes from the coding sequence ATGGTGCAGAAGACAGAACCCAAAGAACAGAAGAATGCAGCACTGGAAGGGCTGCCTCTTGAGAGTAGTCCTTACGTAAAATACTCCAATTTGGAGGACTACAAGCTTAATGCCTATGGCACTGAAGGACATCTTGAACCTAAGCCTAACCAACGAGGAAGTGCCACCGATGCTCCCACGCTATCCGGAAGTTGTGTCCCCGAGGGGAAAGCTTCAACCTTTGATGCAACCAACCGCTGA
- the LOC115974683 gene encoding protein PLASTID MOVEMENT IMPAIRED 1: protein MAAEYSGKRNSNTQILEELEALSQSLYQSHTSTTRRTASLALPRSSVPSVPSADEIGIVKVEEQSKNNKSRRRMSLSPWRSRPKLDDESEHKDSVKIANQPEVKRLDERTTSSAEKKGIWNWKPIRALSHIGMHKLSCLFSVEVVTVQGLPASMNGLRLSVCVRKKETKDGAVHTMPSRVSQGAADFEETLFVRCHVYCSSGSGKQQLQFEPRPFWIYVFAVDAAELDFGRSSVDLSQLIEESVEKSYEGTRVRQWDTSFNLSGKAKGGEVLLKLGFQIMEKDGEIGIYRKAEELRSDKSKIFSSSFARNQSKISFSVPSPKMSSRKEAWSPSQTGATRRDLQGIDDLNLDEPAPAPAPAPASAPSSTPSIPKKEEPETKIEDLELPDFEVVDKGVEVQEKEEDAEGQSEKSVEERSVSSEVVKEVVHDQVHLTRLTELDSIAQQIKALESMMGDEKIVKTEEETESPRLEADEENVTREFLQMLEEEEAKPYKLNQPEFPPLQLEGTEDSTESESNVYLPDLGKGLGCVVQTRNGGYLAAMNPLDTTVARKDDPKLAMQISKPFVLPSHQSVTGFELFQKMAAMGLDELSSQVLSLMPMDELLGKTAEQIAFEGIASAIIQGRNREGASSSAARTIAAVKLIATAMSTGRKERISTGIWNVNEEPLTAEEVLAFSMQKIEAMAVEALKIQADMVEEEAPFYVSPLNSRTVGSGGNDQSHPLASAVPLEEWIKNYSLATPESEPGKPSDITIAVVVQLRDPIRRYEAVGGPVIALVHATGTNIPVDKYEDEKKFKLMSLHVGGLKVRTSGKRHVWDTEKLRLTAMQWLVAYGLGKAGKKGKHVLVKGQDLFWSISSRVMADMWLKPIRNPDVRFAK, encoded by the coding sequence ATGGCAGCTGAGTACTCAGGCAAGAGGAATTCCAATACTCAGATCTTGGAAGAACTTGAGGCACTCAGCCAATCACTCTACCAATCACATACTTCCACCACCAGAAGAACTGCCTCCCTTGCTCTTCCTCGAAGTTCTGTTCCTTCAGTCCCATCTGCTGATGAGATTGGCATAGTTAAGGTTGAGGAACAATCCAAGAATAACAAATCACGAAGACGTATGTCCTTGTCTCCATGGCGTTCCCGGCCAAAGCTTGATGATGAAAGCGAGCATAAGGATAGTGTTAAGATAGCAAATCAGCCAGAGGTCAAAAGGTTGGATGAAAGAACAACTTCTTCAGCAGAGAAGAAGGGAATTTGGAATTGGAAGCCAATACGAGCTCTCTCCCATATTGGAATGCATAAATTGAGCTGCTTGTTTTCTGTTGAAGTTGTCACTGTCCAAGGCCTTCCAGCTTCAATGAATGGCCTTCGGCTCTCTGTATGTGTCAGAAAGAAGGAAACAAAGGATGGAGCTGTTCATACCATGCCTTCAAGAGTTTCACAAGGAGCTGCTGATTTTGAAGAGACCTTATTTGTCAGGTGCCATGTATATTGCAGTTCGGGAAGTGGAAAGCAGCAGCTTCAATTCGAGCCGCGTCCATTTTGGATATATGTGTTTGCTGTTGATGCTGCAGAGCTTGATTTTGGAAGAAGTTCAGTGGATTTGAGTCAACTTATTGAGGAATCTGTGGAGAAGAGCTATGAAGGTACAAGAGTTCGGCAGTGGGACACAAGTTTCAATCTATCGGGAAAGGCAAAAGGAGGAGAAGTACTTTTGAAACTGGGGTTCCAGATTATGGAGAAAGATGGAGAAATTGGAATCTATAGGAAGGCTGAGGAATTGAGGTcagataaatctaaaattttctcatcttcttttGCCAGAAATCAGTCAAAAATATCCTTTAGTGTCCCTAGTCCAAAGATGTCAAGCCGAAAGGAAGCTTGGAGTCCTTCACAGACAGGAGCAACAAGAAGAGATCTTCAAGGAATTGATGACTTGAATCTTGATGAGCCAGCCCCAGCCCCAGCTCCAGCTCCAGCTTCAGCTCCATCATCCACTCCCTCTATTCCAAAGAAGGAAGAGCCAGAAACAAAGATAGAAGATCTTGAACTCCCTGACTTTGAAGTTGTGGATAAAGGAGTTGAGgttcaagaaaaagaggaggatGCAGAAGGTCAATCTGAAAAATCAGTTGAAGAAAGAtcagtgtcaagtgaggttgtCAAAGAAGTTGTGCATGATCAAGTACATCTCACAAGATTAACTGAGCTTGATTCGATTGCTCAACAAATAAAAGCTCTTGAGTCTATGATGGGAGacgaaaaaattgtcaaaacggAGGAAGAAACTGAATCACCAAGACTGGAGGCAGATGAAGAAAACGTGACAAGGGAATTTCTCCAGATgcttgaggaagaagaagctaAGCCATATAAATTAAATCAACCTGAATTTCCACCTCTCCAGCTTGAAGGAACCGAGGATTCAACAGAATCTGAATCCAATGTGTACCTCCCAGACCTTGGTAAGGGCTTAGGCTGTGTGGTCCAAACCAGGAATGGGGGCTACTTAGCTGCCATGAATCCTTTAGATACTACAGTTGCAAGGAAAGATGATCCAAAGCTAGCCATGCAAATATCAAAACCATTTGTCCTACCATCACATCAATCTGTAACTGGGTTTGAATTGTTTCAGAAGATGGCAGCTATGGGGCTAGATGAACTCAGCTCACAAGTTTTGTCTTTGATGCCCATGGATGAACTGCTAGGAAAAACTGCAGAACAGATAGCCTTTGAAGGCATTGCTTCTGCAATAATCCAAGGAAGAAACAGAGAAGGTGCTAGCTCAAGTGCTGCTCGTACAATTGCTGCAGTAAAACTCATAGCAACTGCAATGAGTACAGGCAGGAAAGAGAGAATTTCAACAGGAATTTGGAATGTGAATGAAGAACCATTGACTGCAGAGGAAGTTCTGGCATTCTCCATGCAGAAAATTGAGGCCATGGCAGTTGAAGCCTTAAAAATTCAGGCTGATATGGTTGAGGAAGAAGCCCCATTTTATGTTTCTCCACTCAATAGCAGGACTGTTGGAAGTGGTGGAAATGATCAGAGTCACCCCCTGGCTTCTGCTGTTCCACTTGAGGAATGGATAAAAAACTATAGCTTGGCTACTCCTGAAAGTGAGCCAGGGAAGCCATCAGATATCACAATAGCAGTGGTTGTCCAGTTGCGGGATCCAATAAGGCGATATGAGGCAGTTGGAGGACCTGTGATAGCACTTGTTCATGCCACAGGTACTAACATCCCAGTGGATAAGtatgaagatgaaaagaaattcaaattaatgAGTTTACATGTTGGAGGCTTGAAGGTTAGGACGAGTGGGAAAAGACATGTGTGGGATACTGAGAAGCTGAGGCTGACTGCAATGCAGTGGCTGGTTGCATATGGCTTGGGAAAGGCagggaaaaaaggaaaacatgtGCTGGTCAAGGGGCAAGATTTGTTTTGGAGCATTTCCTCACGAGTAATGGCTGACATGTGGCTCAAACCAATCAGAAATCCAGACGTAAGGTTTGCAAAGTAG